Proteins encoded together in one Chitinophaga varians window:
- a CDS encoding redoxin family protein, translated as MMKSALYLACALVFTAAVPAVENPLEPGAALPKPDVKWMDVSGKEISLNSAKGTNGLLIVFGGNQCPYMVRNQERLHNICALARKSGIGVVMVNSNEANRTDGDSFSAMKAYASQHAFQCYYILDKNAELADAFDANHTPECYLFDKNNRLVYKGAIDDNPGNADAVKTRHLQNAITELLAGKSITTNTSSTLGCNIKRNR; from the coding sequence ATGATGAAGTCCGCTCTCTACCTTGCCTGTGCCCTCGTTTTTACCGCAGCCGTACCGGCTGTCGAAAATCCGCTTGAACCTGGTGCCGCCCTTCCCAAACCTGATGTAAAATGGATGGATGTTTCGGGAAAAGAAATTTCCCTGAACAGTGCCAAAGGCACGAATGGCCTGCTGATCGTATTTGGGGGCAACCAGTGCCCCTATATGGTACGCAACCAGGAACGGTTGCACAATATCTGCGCGTTGGCGCGTAAGAGCGGTATTGGGGTGGTAATGGTAAATTCCAATGAAGCCAATCGTACCGATGGGGATTCGTTTTCAGCCATGAAGGCCTATGCCTCGCAACATGCGTTTCAATGCTACTATATCCTGGATAAGAATGCGGAACTGGCAGATGCTTTCGATGCCAACCATACACCGGAGTGCTACCTGTTTGACAAAAACAACCGCCTTGTGTACAAAGGTGCTATTGATGATAACCCAGGCAATGCAGATGCGGTAAAAACCCGTCACCTGCAAAATGCCATCACTGAGTTGCTGGCCGGCAAATCCATTACCACCAACACTTCCAGCACACTGGGCTGTAATATCAAAAGAAACCGCTGA